In a single window of the Biomphalaria glabrata chromosome 5, xgBioGlab47.1, whole genome shotgun sequence genome:
- the LOC129926418 gene encoding uncharacterized protein LOC129926418 → MSFEQIDQSYEGLKNFILIDNFTNKCESQLQSFIKERKPKNLEDIVVIMRTYSSAYPNSSFSNKDKKHIDFVGYSKETKSKDIHESRNDRNRDNTDYREIICFNCQGRGHIAAHCKKVNYSRSDNRDSYRKQSRKVELKENRNRNNKSRVYFTNDRDSRESSESEEVEEMNYCWGVEEINFVEDETNRVRVHSGFINGKPMRFVKDSGCSTVGIRSNLVKPDCYLGYEKKVRLIDGSIKRYQACKVFLETPFYTGYCKGLAIPGLSHDLLLGNIHGLKELTQREIDSWNRRHEYKMRQRNSCGKVRRNIICFKCQRKGHIARQCRSWDYSDRRSDHYEYDRHFDSNAYDRQYHRGNPQRRCNSDEYQGTRDNCRSYGPYQRRNREAEYSWRK, encoded by the coding sequence ATGTCATTTGAGCAAATAGATCAAAGCTATGAAGgacttaaaaactttattttgatagatAACTTTACAAACAAATGTGAATCTCAGTTACAGTCAtttataaaagagagaaaaccaAAAAATTTAGAGGACATAGTTGttattatgagaacttacagcAGTGCTTATCCTAATAGttcattttcaaataaagaCAAGAAACACATTGATTTTGTAGGATATAGTAAAGAAACTAAGAGTAAAGATATACATGAGAGCAGAAATGATAGAAATAGAGATAATACTGACTATAGAGAGATCATCTGTTTTAATTGTCAAGGTAGAGGACATATTGCAGCACACTGTAAAAAAGTGAATTACAGTAGATCAGATAATAGGGATAGTTACAGGAAACAGAGTAGGAAAGTTGAGTTGAAagagaacagaaacagaaataacaaaagtagaGTGTATTTCACCAATGATAGGGACagtagagaaagtagtgaaagTGAAGAAGTAGAAGAGATGAACTATTGTTGgggtgtagaagaaataaattttgttgAAGATGAAACTAACAGAGTGAGAGTACACTCTGGTTTTATTAATGGGAAACCTATGAGGTTTGTCAAAGATTCGGGATGCAGTACAGTCGGTATTAGGAGTAACTTAGTTAAACCAGATTGTTACTTAGgctatgaaaaaaaagtaaggttgaTAGATGGCAGTATCAAGCGCTATCAAGCATGTAAAGTCTTCTTAGAAACACCATTTTATACTGGTTATTGTAAAGGTTTAGCAATACCAGGATTGTCTCATGATTTGCTTTTAGGCAATATACATGGACTAAAGGAACTGACtcaaagagagatagatagcTGGAATAGAAGACATGAATACAAAATGAGACAAAGAAATTCTTGTGGTAAAGTGAGaagaaacattatttgttttaaatgtcaaagaaaGGGACATATTGCCAGGCAATGCAGAAGTTGGGATTATTCAGATAGAAGATCTGACCATTATGAGTATGACAGACATTTTGATAGTAATGCCTATGATAGACAGTATCATAGAGGGAACCCTCAGAGAAGATGTAACTCTGATGAGTACCAGGGTACAAGGGACAATTGTAGGTCATATGGACCTTACCAAAGAAGAAATAGAGAAGCAGAatatagttggagaaagtaa